From a region of the Mytilus galloprovincialis chromosome 3, xbMytGall1.hap1.1, whole genome shotgun sequence genome:
- the LOC143066640 gene encoding putative amine oxidase [copper-containing] produces the protein MLKIILLVMWIDGILSDNLNSNERKCDHLFYKWVSKSANKNIPVCTRKSRLYGNVNLRESIKPSVFRDLTKKEIEGLLDYLYNRSDLNLTTADKTAINSNYIFSSEIFLPPKRDVLKHLDTDCVQPRREARVMILRGGISKPDVIEIIVSPLPSPTGYRHVPYLPKSIPFIDRPINVFDFNLTPLLEKIDKVAGQILNELYGGRLVNCGDRCLVFNLNNQLTIPLSGVKKRLWFSWLYQFTEYFLLRPVDFAILREVDNNGNNTIIKVWFDGSLFNSLEEIVAYYNTYKEYINTIPFPTNAESKDKSINSRGEPSFKKPLKDPSQVSPDGIRYNIDDRHVSYSYWEFDIGMSVFYGPRLNDIRYKGDRIAYEISLQELANFYSGDKPQEHVMNFLDSMFKIGALAKYLHPGVDCPNDATFTSSSFKVVTQDKPLTNERAFCIFEHNTGMPLRRHNGYFRFIHRFYEGVANVVLIVRTIPTIGIYDYIIDFIFYQNGAIEVKITPTGIVTSSWHRYDNPYSFQVDKNLMSPLHQHLFHFKMDLDIKGTSNRFQTVDIEPDVVENVCHKNPGSTIVQTRFVKRLKQTELEAAYKFNFDYPKVLTFVNNNKKDKFGNSPGYKLVNKGMTKFIRPPKDGNNPAVSWAQYQLAVTKYKDSEPYSSSVYTHSDNPVFSFQEFIDDNENIVDKDLVAWITMGMHHVVHKEDLPVTHTPGLSHSTFLIPFNYFDESPGMSVGNAVRIDAVDVNGKTKVEIKRYGPKSDVNCIPKKTYYDEILKKNPCLAVEC, from the exons CAAACAAAAACATTCCAGTTTGTACTCGTAAATCAAGATTGTATGGTAATGTGAACTTGAGGGAAAGTATTAAACCATCTGTTTTTCGTGATTtaacgaaaaaggaaatagaaggACTTCTTGATTACCTTTATAACCGTTCAGATTTAAACCTGACAACCGCAGATAAAACAGCAATTAATTCAAACTATATTTTCAGTTCTGAAATATTTTTGCCGCCGAAAAGAGACGTATTGAAACATTTAGATACAGATTGTGTTCAGCCTCGACGTGAAGCCCGTGTGATGATTTTGCGAGGCGGTATCTCCAAACCAGATGTAATAGAGATTATTGTGAGTCCTTTGCCAAGCCCTACTGGTTATCGGCATGTTCCTTACCTACCAAAATCTATTCCATTTATTGATCGTCCTATTAACGTTTTTGATTTCAATCTCACGCCATTACTAGAAAAAATTGATAAAGTTGCAGGACAAATACTCAATGAATTATATGGTGGTCGTTTAGTTAACTGTGGCGATCGCTGTTTGGTTTTTAATCTCAACAACCAATTGACAATACCGTTATCAGGAGTCAAGAAACGTTTGTGGTTTAGTTGGTTATATCAATTTACGGAATATTTTTTGTTACGGCCCGTCGATTTTGCAATACTCCGAGAAGTAGATAATAACGGTAATAATACTATAATCAAGGTTTGGTTTGATGGATCATTGTTTAATAGCCTGGAAGAAATAGTTGCATACTATAATACATACAAGGAATATATCAATACAATTCCCTTTCCAACAAACGCAGAAAGTAAAGATAAGTCTATCAATTCTAGAGGCGAACCATCGTTTAAAAAACCTCTAAAAGACCCATCACAAGTATCCCCAGACGGTATACGTTACAATATCGACGACAGACATGTTTCATATTCGTACTGGGAATTTGATATTGGGATGTCGGTATTCTACGGACCACGGCTAAATGATATTCGCTACAAAGGTGACCGTATTGCTTATGAAATAAGTCTCCAAGAACTAGCCAATTTTTATTCCGGAGATAAGCCACAGGAACATGTAATGAATTTCTTAGACTCTATGTTTAAGATTGGTGCGTTGGCAAAATATTTACATCCTGGTGTTGATTGTCCAAATGATGCCACGTTTACAAGTTCCTCTTTTAAAGTTGTCACACAAGATAAACCTCTAACAAATGAGCGTGCATTCTGTATATTTGAGCACAATACAGGAATGCCACTCCGTCGCCATAACGGTTACTTTCGATTTATCCATCGATTTTATGAAGGAGTTGCAAATGTAGTTTTGATCGTCAGAACCATTCCTACGATTGGCATTTATGACTATatcatagattttatattttatcaaaatggcgCCATAGAAGTTAAAATAACACCAACTGGAATAGTGACAAGCTCATGGCATAGATATGACAACCCgtacagttttcaagttgataAAAATCTAATGTCGCCATTACACcaacatttgtttcatttcaaaatgGACCTTGATATCAAAGGTACAAGCAACAGATTTCAAACTGTCGACATTGAACCGGATGTTGTTGAAAATGTATGTCACAAAAATCCAGGTTCTACAATTGTTCAGACTAGATTCGTAAAAAGATTAAAACAGACGGAACTTGAGGCTGCTTACAAATTCAACTTCGATTATCCGAAAGTACTGACTtttgtcaacaataacaaaaaagataaatttgGGAACTCCCCTGGTTACAAATTGGTTAATAAAGGGATGACCAAGTTTATAAGACCACCAAAAGACGGAAATAACCCAGCCGTGAGCTGGGCCCAGTACCAACTAGCAGTCACAAAATACAAGGACAGTGAGCCATATTCCAGCTCAGTATATACCCACTCAGACAATCCTGTATTTTCTTTTCAGGAATTTATTGATGACAATGAAAATATTGTAGACAAg gATCTAGTTGCATGGATAACAATGGGTATGCATCATGTTGTACATAAGGAGGATTTACCTGTCACACATACACCAGGTCTATCACATAGCACATTTTTAATACCGTTTAATTACTTTGATGAGAGTCCTGGCATGTCGGTGGGAAATGCAGTGCGAATAGATGCAGTCGATGTCAATGGAAAGACTAAGGTGGAAATCAAACGATATGGTCCCAAAAGTGATGTCAACTGTATTCCTAAGAAAACTTATTATGATGAAATATTGAAGAAAAATCCGTGTCTGGCTGTTGAGTGTTAA